Genomic DNA from Verrucomicrobiia bacterium:
GGACCTTGATGACGGTGGCCTCGTAAAGTTCGTCGAAGTAAAACCGGTTCCGCATCCAGCGCGAAAGCGCACCCAGCTTCGCTGGCAACGGGTCTTCCTTCGCCTTGGCGTAAAGCGCGTAGGCGGCAAAGAAGCCAACCGCCACCGCCGCCAAGCCGCCGATCGCGACTCCAAATGCATGGTGGAAGGGATACACGAGTTGAGCCAGAACGCCTTGAGCTTCTTCACTGTGCTCAGGGGACAAAGCGCCGCCGAAAAGATGTTCAATGCCAATCACCCCGCCGACGACACTGGCCGCCGCAAGGATACGAAGTGGCCACGTCATCACCCACGGTGACTCATGAGCATGACCGGCTTCAGGCGTGCGCTCGCTGCCCAAAAAGGCAACGAAGACGAGCCGGAACATGTAGAACGTGGTCAACGCCGCCACCCCGACGCCGGTCAAATACAACGGCAGGCTTTCCTGCTTCGCCGCGGCCAGGATGGCGTCCTTGCTGAAAAAACCGCTCATTGGCCAGACGCCCGCCAGCGCCAGCGTGCCCACCATGAACGTCCAGAACGTCACGGGCATCTTCTTCCGCAAACCGCCAATCTTCCAAATGTTCTGCTCGTGATGCAGCGCGTGAATGACCGAGCCGGCGCCAAGAAACAGCAGCGCCTTGAAAAACGCGTGCGTGGTCAGATGAAACATGCCCGCCGCCGGAGCCTGCACGCCGACCGCCATCACCATGTAACCCAGCTGCGAGAGCGTCGAATACGCCAGGATGCGCTTGATGTCGTCCTGCTGCACGGCAATCAGCGCAGCCAGCAACGACGTGAAGCCCCCGATCCAGGCAATGACATGCAGAGCGTCCGGTGTGAAGACGAAGAAAACCCGCGACAGCATGTAAACGCCCGCAGCCACCATCGTCGCGGCGTGGATCAACGCACTAACAGGCGTGGGGCCTTCCATCGCGTCCGGCAGCCAGACGTGCAGCGGGAATTGCGCGGACTTGCCTATGGCGCCGCAGAAGATCAAAAGCCCCGCGGTCGTGGCAAGCGCGCCAAATGCCGCGGGATTCTCAGTCAGCCGGGTTTGCAATTCGCCGAAGTTGAGCGAGCCGAGCGTGACCCAGACGGTCAAAATGCCCAGCATGAAACCGAAGTCGCCGAGGCGGTTGGTGATGAACGCCTTCTTCGCCGCATCGGCTGCGCTGGCCTTCTCATACCAGAAGCCGATGAGCAGGTAGCTGGACACGCCAACCAGTTCCCACGAGATGAACATCTGGAGGAAGTTGTTCGCCAGCACGATGCCGAGCATCGAGAACGTGAACAGGCTCAAGCTCGCAAAGAACCGGCTGAAGCAGCGGTCCTCGTGCATGTAGCCCCACGAGTAGATGTGGATCGCGCTGCCCACGCCCGTCACGACGAGCAGCATCATCAGGCTCAATGGATCAAGGCGCAGACCGAAGTCGGCTTTCAACGCACCGATTTCCAGCCAGCGGAGCGAAACTTCCTTCAATGCCGGCTCAAAACCGTTCACACCGATGAACACCACGCTCAGGATGAACCCGATGACGACCGCGCTGACGGAGAGCGTGGCGCTGGTCTTGCGGTCCTGCTGCGTGAAAAGCGTGATCACCACCGCTGCAAGCAGCGGCAGGAACAGGATGATCCAAGGCAGGAATTGCAGTTGCATCGTCAAAGTTTCAGGGTCGTCAAATCCTCAACGTGCGTGGTCTGCCGGCGGCGGAACAGGGCCACAATGAGCGCCAAACCGACGGCAACCTCCGCCGCGGCCACGGTGATGATGAAGAACACCATGACCTGGCCATCGAGGTTGTTGTTGAACCGCGAGAACGCGATCAGCGCCAGGTTCGCCGCGTTGAGCATCAACTCGAGCGACATGTAAATGACGAGGATGTTCCGGCGCGTGATGACGCCGAGCAGCCCCAGCGCGAACAGCACCGCGCTGACAACCAGGTAATGTTCGAGGCCGATGTTCATTGGCATGAGAAGATAGGAGGTAGAAGATAGAAGTTGGGAGAAGCCGCGCGACGCGAATCCCCAACTTCTAACTTCCAGCTTCTAGCTTCTAAATTCATTTCAGGTCCTTTTTGCTGAGCAACACCACACCGACCATGGCCACGAGCAGGAGGACCGAGACGATTTCGAAGGGCAGCAGGTATTGCGTGAACAACAACCGGCCCAGTTCAAAGGTGGACCCCTCCGTGTTGGCGAGCGCACCGGCGCCGGGTTTCGTCGCCAGCAGGCTGAGCACAAAAATCACAAGAATCGCGCCCACGGACACCAGTCCACCCACCAACCCAAGTCCCTTGATCTTGCGGCGCTGTTCTTCCTTCAGGTCGAGCAGCATGATGACGAACAAGAACAACACCATCACGGCGCCCGCGTAAACAAGCACCTGCACCGCGGCGAGGAAGAACGCGTGCAGCAGCGTGAATAACCCCGCGAGGCAACCCATCGTCAGCACGAGGAACATCGCGCTGGTGACCGGGCTGCGGCTGAACGGGTTCGCCACGACCATGATCGCGCAGATCACGGCGAGCGCGGCGAACAGATAAAACAAGTATGGTTGGATGTCCTGCATTTCAGGGCTTCACCGGGAAACTCTCCTGCTCTTTGGCTTCCTCCAGCTTGTGTTTCCACTTCTGGGCGCCGGCGTGCGTGCCGCCGAGCGACAGGAGCTTTTCCTTGTTGTAAATCATCTCGGCGCGATTCGTGCCGACGTGCGACCAGTCCTTCTGGAGGAAGATCGCCTCCTCCGGGCAGACTTCCTGGCAGTAGCCGCAGAAGATGCAGCGGAGCATGTTGATCTCAAATTCGGCGGGCATCTTCTCCGCGTTCGGGCGGTCGGCCTGCTTGCCGGTCGGGCCGGGCGGCGTGATCTTGATGGCCTTGGGCGGACAGATGAATTCGCAAAGCTGGCAGGAGACGCACTTGGTGTTGCCTTCCTGGTCCTTCACGAGGTAGGGCGCGCCGCGATAACCCTCGGGCACGACCCAGCGTTCCTCGGGATACTGCATTGTGACCGGTTGCCGCTTGAAGACGACCTTGATGAAATGCCGCACGGTCACCTTGAATCCGCCGAGCACGGCCGGAACGTAGAGGCGCTCCCAGAAATTCAGTTTTTTGCGTTCGACAATCATTTCAGCGGTCTTAACTGCGGAGGCGCGGAGACGCAGAGGAGAACCGGAATGAACTGCAGTTCAGTTCCAGCGCGCCTGTCCCGGTTGCCTTCGCAAATTTTGAATTCATTTTTCTCCGCGCCTCTGCGTCTCCGCGGTTAATGTGTGCTTCTCCACCACAGCCAGATGGCCGTCACCACGATGTTCACCAACGCCACGGGGATGAACCGCCGCCAGCCCAAGTCCATCAACTGGTCGTAACGGAAACGCGGCCACATCCAACGCACCCAGATGATGGTGAACACGAAGGCCACAACCTTCGCGAAGAAAATGCCAATGTGCAGGAAGCCGCCTGCGATGGAACTGGCCGGCTGGTCCAAACCAAACCACGGCAGCGTCCAGCCGCCGAAGAACAGCGTCACCATCATCGCCGAGGCGGCGATCATGTTCGCATATTCGCCCATGAAGAAGAGCGCAAACTTGATCGAGCTGTATTCCACGTTGTAACCGCCGGCGAGTTCCTGCTCGGCCTCCGGCAAATCAAACGGCGTGCGGTTGGTTTCCGCAAACGCCGAAACCATGAAGATGAAGAACGACAGCGTCAGCATCGGGCTTTGAAAGACCAGCCAGTTCGGGAGACGCACGCCGCCCAACGCCTGCGGCAGCCAGCTCACGAAGCCGGTTTGCGTCATCACCACCTGGCTCAAATTCAGATCGCCAACCCAGAGGAAAATTGGAATGACCGACATGCCCATCGCGAGCTCGTAGCTGATGAGCTGCGCGCTGGAGCGGATGCCACCGAGGAACGGATACTTGGAATTCGCCGCGTAACCCGCGAGCACGATGCCATACACGCCGAGCGACACGATGCCGAACGTGTAAAGGATGCCCACGTTCAGGTCGGCAATGACCATCTTCTGCGCGCCGATTTGGGAGCCGAATGGAATCACCGCCACCGTCAGCAGGGCCGGAATCATCGCCACGGCCGGTGCGATCCAGAAATACGCCTTCCGCACGTGGGCCGGCGTGAAGTCTTCCTTGAGGAACGCCTTGATGCCGTCGCACGCCGGTTGCAACAAACCGAACGGACCCGCACGATTCGGACCGACGCGGTCCTGAATGGCCGCCGCGACCTTGCGTTCCACCCAAACGGCGTAGGCCACGCAGGTCATGAGCACGGCAAAGACGCCCACGATCTTTATGGCGCTGAACACCACAAAGCCGTGATTCGCGATCAAGTTGTTAAACCATGCAATCATTTCATTTCTTCGGCGCGTTCTCTCTCACTCTGCCCCGCCCCGCTGGGAGAAGGAACAGCGTGCGAACGCTTTCTCTCATTCCCAACTCCGTCAAACCATCGCCGGCTCACAATCCCGCCAAAACCGGCGAACGACTCTCCCTCTCCGTGGGGAGAGGGCCGGGGTGAGGGAGAACCCAACACCCGCAAACGCGCTCCCATCGTCCCAAGGCGCGCTTTCAAATTCAAATCTGCACCGTCGCTCCGGTGTCGCCGAGGCCCGCCCACGTGAGCCCATTGAATGCGGGCACTTCCTTGGCCATCTGGTTGAACAAACCTTCGATGCTCTTGAAACCACTCTGGCCGGCGACGTTGAAAACCAGTTCGTGCAGCGTCTCCCACTCCGCGCGGGCGTCGCCGGGCGGCTGGATGGCCTGCATGAACTTCTGCACGCGGCCCTTCGTATTCGTGAACGACCCGCGTTTCTCAACGTGCGCCGCGCCGGGCAACAGGTAGTGCGCCAGCTTCGTTGTCTGGTTCGGCAGAATG
This window encodes:
- the nuoL gene encoding NADH-quinone oxidoreductase subunit L, whose protein sequence is MQLQFLPWIILFLPLLAAVVITLFTQQDRKTSATLSVSAVVIGFILSVVFIGVNGFEPALKEVSLRWLEIGALKADFGLRLDPLSLMMLLVVTGVGSAIHIYSWGYMHEDRCFSRFFASLSLFTFSMLGIVLANNFLQMFISWELVGVSSYLLIGFWYEKASAADAAKKAFITNRLGDFGFMLGILTVWVTLGSLNFGELQTRLTENPAAFGALATTAGLLIFCGAIGKSAQFPLHVWLPDAMEGPTPVSALIHAATMVAAGVYMLSRVFFVFTPDALHVIAWIGGFTSLLAALIAVQQDDIKRILAYSTLSQLGYMVMAVGVQAPAAGMFHLTTHAFFKALLFLGAGSVIHALHHEQNIWKIGGLRKKMPVTFWTFMVGTLALAGVWPMSGFFSKDAILAAAKQESLPLYLTGVGVAALTTFYMFRLVFVAFLGSERTPEAGHAHESPWVMTWPLRILAAASVVGGVIGIEHLFGGALSPEHSEEAQGVLAQLVYPFHHAFGVAIGGLAAVAVGFFAAYALYAKAKEDPLPAKLGALSRWMRNRFYFDELYEATVIKVHDTVAAVTDWFDRWLIGFAAVRGTAGATDLFGRALRLVQNGNLQTYTFLLVLGVAVILFFVLGR
- the nuoK gene encoding NADH-quinone oxidoreductase subunit NuoK, translated to MNIGLEHYLVVSAVLFALGLLGVITRRNILVIYMSLELMLNAANLALIAFSRFNNNLDGQVMVFFIITVAAAEVAVGLALIVALFRRRQTTHVEDLTTLKL
- a CDS encoding NADH-quinone oxidoreductase subunit J, translating into MQDIQPYLFYLFAALAVICAIMVVANPFSRSPVTSAMFLVLTMGCLAGLFTLLHAFFLAAVQVLVYAGAVMVLFLFVIMLLDLKEEQRRKIKGLGLVGGLVSVGAILVIFVLSLLATKPGAGALANTEGSTFELGRLLFTQYLLPFEIVSVLLLVAMVGVVLLSKKDLK
- a CDS encoding NADH-quinone oxidoreductase subunit I; this encodes MIVERKKLNFWERLYVPAVLGGFKVTVRHFIKVVFKRQPVTMQYPEERWVVPEGYRGAPYLVKDQEGNTKCVSCQLCEFICPPKAIKITPPGPTGKQADRPNAEKMPAEFEINMLRCIFCGYCQEVCPEEAIFLQKDWSHVGTNRAEMIYNKEKLLSLGGTHAGAQKWKHKLEEAKEQESFPVKP
- the nuoH gene encoding NADH-quinone oxidoreductase subunit NuoH, with amino-acid sequence MIAWFNNLIANHGFVVFSAIKIVGVFAVLMTCVAYAVWVERKVAAAIQDRVGPNRAGPFGLLQPACDGIKAFLKEDFTPAHVRKAYFWIAPAVAMIPALLTVAVIPFGSQIGAQKMVIADLNVGILYTFGIVSLGVYGIVLAGYAANSKYPFLGGIRSSAQLISYELAMGMSVIPIFLWVGDLNLSQVVMTQTGFVSWLPQALGGVRLPNWLVFQSPMLTLSFFIFMVSAFAETNRTPFDLPEAEQELAGGYNVEYSSIKFALFFMGEYANMIAASAMMVTLFFGGWTLPWFGLDQPASSIAGGFLHIGIFFAKVVAFVFTIIWVRWMWPRFRYDQLMDLGWRRFIPVALVNIVVTAIWLWWRSTH